In Erigeron canadensis isolate Cc75 chromosome 6, C_canadensis_v1, whole genome shotgun sequence, the following are encoded in one genomic region:
- the LOC122603871 gene encoding ABC transporter G family member 6-like, translating to MSARIGVADFGESSYSAPPSPTLGELLKCVSNSTNDRNIVDETHLEMNQMSHMNNEQPDHSLPFVLSFTNLTYSVKIRKKIGIPAIFGDRKRPVSVPATAADPVAGENLLSRNKVLLNDISGNARDGEILAVLGASGSGKSTLIDALANRIAKGSLKGNVTLNGEVLESKLLKVISAYVMQDDLLFPMLTVEETLMFAAEFRLPRSLSKLKKKQRVQALIDQLGLRNAANTVIGDEGHRGVSGGERRRVSIGTDIIHDPIILFLDEPTSGLDSTSAYMVVKVLQRIAQSGSIVIMSVHQPSFRLLGLFDRLLFLSRGQTVYSGSPSGLLSFFADFGHPIPDKENRTEFALDLIRELEGSPGGTRSLVEFNKSWQVLKRSRHSQLTGDETPTHGLSLKEAISTSISRGKLVSGATTDISPTSMVPSFANPIWKEIIVLSKRTMTNSWRMPELFGTRLAAVMVTGFILATVFWKLDNSPRGVRERIGFFAFAMSTTYYTCADALPVFIQERFIFMRETAYNAYRRSSYVLSHSIVAAPSLIALSIAFAVITFWAVGLDGGASGFFFYFFIILASFWAGSSFVTFLSAVVPHVMIGYVVVVAILAYFLLFSGFFINRDRIPDYWIWFHYISLVKYPYEAVLHNEFQDPNKCFVRGTQIFDGSPLAVADDSIKLKLLENMSETLGFNITATTCLTTGSDILKQQGVTDLTKWECLWITVAWGFFFRILFYFCLLLGSKNKRT from the coding sequence ATGTCAGCTCGTATAGGAGTAGCGGACTTCGGGGAGTCGTCATATTCGGCACCGCCTTCTCCGACTCTCGGCGAGCTCTTGAAATGCGTGAGTAATTCAACAAACGATAGAAATATTGTTGACGAAACACATCTGGAAATGAACCAGATGAGCCACATGAACAACGAGCAGCCTGATCATTCGTTACCTTTCGTCTTATCGTTTACTAATCTGACATATAGCGTGAAGATACGAAAAAAGATTGGTATTCCAGCTATATTTGGAGACCGGAAAAGACCGGTCTCTGTACCAGCAACCGCGGCAGATCCAGTTGCTGGTGAGAATTTGCTTTCAAGAAACAAAGTTTTGTTAAATGACATTTCTGGTAATGCTAGGGACGGCGAGATACTCGCTGTCCTTGGCGCGAGTGGCTCCGGGAAGTCCACTCTGATTGATGCTTTAGCGAACAGAATCGCTAAAGGAAGTTTAAAAGGAAATGTTACTTTGAATGGGGAAGTGTTGGAATCCAAGTTGTTGAAAGTGATTTCGGCTTATGTTATGCAAGATGATTTGCTATTTCCTATGTTAACCGTAGAAGAAACTTTGATGTTTGCTGCCGAGTTTCGCCTTCCTCGATCTTTatcaaagttgaaaaagaagcaAAGAGTTCAAGCACTAATTGATCAGTTAGGTCTCCGAAACGCGGCAAACACCGTCATCGGCGACGAAGGACATAGAGGTGTGTCCGGTGGTGAAAGACGTCGTGTTTCGATAGGAACTGATATCATTCACGATCCTATCATACTCTTTCTCGATGAACCGACATCCGGGCTAGATTCCACGAGTGCGTATATGGTTGTAAAAGTATTACAACGTATCGCGCAAAGTGGAAGCATTGTGATCATGTCCGTACACCAGCCTAGTTTTCGGCTTCTTGGTTTATTCGACCGGTTGCTATTTCTATCTCGTGGTCAAACCGTTTACAGCGGCTCGCCTTCAGGCCTGTTATCGTTTTTTGCTGATTTCGGCCATCCGATTCCGGATAAAGAAAATCGTACGGAGTTTGCTCTGGATTTGATTAGAGAACTGGAAGGGTCACCAGGAGGAACAAGAAGCCTAGTCGAATTCAACAAATCGTGGCAGGTTTTGAAACGATCGCGTCACTCTCAACTCACGGGTGATGAAACCCCAACTCACGGGTTATCGCTGAAAGAAGCAATTAGCACGAGTATCTCACGTGGTAAACTTGTTTCCGGCGCTACAACCGATATTAGCCCGACTTCAATGGTGCCTAGTTTCGCGAACCCGATATGGAAAGAGATCATAGTTTTGTCAAAACGTACCATGACGAATTCATGGAGAATGCCGGAGTTATTTGGAACTCGGTTAGCTGCAGTTATGGTTACCGGGTTTATCCTCGCCACAGTGTTCTGGAAACTCGATAACTCCCCGAGAGGCGTTCGTGAACGTATAGGATTTTTCGCGTTTGCAATGTCGACGACTTACTACACATGTGCAGATGCGTTGCCTGTTTTCATACAAGAACGTTTTATTTTCATGAGAGAAACCGCTTACAACGCTTACAGACGTTCATCCTACGTTCTATCTCATTCGATAGTAGCCGCTCCTTCACTCATTGCATTGTCAATCGCGTTCGCAGTAATTACATTTTGGGCCGTTGGACTCGACGGGGGAGCTTCTGGATTCTTCttctactttttcatcatctTGGCCTCATTTTGGGCCGGAAGCTCTTTCGTTACGTTTCTATCCGCGGTTGTGCCTCATGTTATGATTGGATATGTGGTTGTTGTGGCGATCTTGGCTTACTTTCTTCTATTCAGTGGTTTCTTTATAAACCGTGATCGAATTCCTGACTACTGGATTTGGTTTCACTACATTTCTTTGGTGAAATACCCGTACGAAGCGGTTTTACACAACGAGTTTCAAGATCCTAATAAATGTTTCGTTAGGGGAACGCAGATTTTCGATGGCAGCCCTCTTGCAGTCGCGGACGACTCGATTAAATTGAAGTTGTTAGAAAACATGAGTGAAACATTAGGATTTAACATCACGGCAACCACATGTTTGACCACTGGTTCTGATATACTGAAGCAGCAAGGGGTCACTGATTTGACCAAATGGGAATGCTTATGGATTACAGTTGCTTGGGGTTTCTTCTTCAggatcttgttttatttctgCTTGTTACTTGGAAGCAAAAACAAGAGGACTTAA
- the LOC122604879 gene encoding uncharacterized protein LOC122604879, which produces MVPLQCDVDGGEDDLMVSVMMDQAIDNDSSRPRWENMVESPIIEQVTSKYKLKLKYGGFFRLIKNSSRRKYCSSSQKCIYIDTSSYNLNELIEEVSKHYPFDSGLVFSIQFVDKNAKEQSFIDIDSHENFMGMLAMYEKEKEVTIYATIGDNGGTHNLQQSSEDGQTDEPHYNNESDHCTDNEESYHTPHSSDNEDERVHYQVETYSLSNKDTTMKENLKFPNVISFRRALNHHAIKNEFEYFIEKSEPRRFTARCKQMGCKWRIHASVMQDNVTFEVKSLVEPHSCTQSRMGGNKCATQGWIADVITDKLRSDGDVSFAELRSWLVKTYNVEPPYMRVARGKEQAYTDMYGKWEDSFLRIDDFKEELLNRNLGSGFLAGCRPYISLDACHLKGKFNGVLAAATSVDGNNSIFPVAYGVLESENTKSWTWFLELLKKAIGVPDGLVISSDMQKGLEVAITQVYPNVEHRECIRHLYSNFKKHFRGDFFASNLWGAARTYCPIEHDKLLKEISDAHETPITYLNQNHKKIWKAFNSWIGNLRYQPVLDLLDAIRDKFMVRFYKKRKIAEKWKGTLVPKAKRYINNISKNLGEYKVHRSSDNRAEVNFKGKRWEVVLNERKCTCRVWQVKGLPCIHAAAFIGSIRDNNWDNYVDRYYIVAKFKEAYALEIAPIGKGSMGAQSDRGKDISTNYQTSTWTTKKKRIVPSNEPKRRQRCARCGQYVHRDKTCKNRPRDGYDPYQPSTSKRKRAKNNN; this is translated from the exons ATGGATCAAGCTATAGACAATGATTCTTCAAGACCAAGATGGGAGAACATGGTTGAATCACCAATAATTGA aCAAGTAACATCCAAGTACAAGCTAAAACTAAAATATGGAGGCTTCTTTCGATTGATCAAGAATTCATCAAGGAGAAAATATTGTTCCAGCTCTCAAAAATGTATATACATAGACACAAGCTCATACAACTTGAACGAATTAATTGAAGAAGTCAGTAAGCATTATCCATTTGATAGTGGTCTAGTTTTCTCAATTCAGTTCGTTGACAAGAATGCAAAGGAGCAATCTTTTATCGACATTGATTCTCATGAAAATTTCATGGGGATGCTTGCAATGTatgagaaagagaaagaagtAACCATCTACGCGACGATAGGTGATAATGGTGGTACCCATAATTTACAACAAAG TAGTGAAGATGGACAAACTGATGAACCACACTATAACAATGAATCGGATCATTGTACTGATAATGAAGAAAGTTATCACACACCTCATAGTAGTGATAATGAAGATGAGAGAGTGCACTACCAAGTCGAAACTTATTCACTCAGCAATAAGGATACAACAATGAAAGAGAACTTGAAGTTTCCGAATGTGATTAGTTTCAGGAGAGCTTTGAACCATCATGCAATAAAAAATGAGTTCGAGTACTTCATTGAGAAAAGTGAACCAAGACGGTTCACTGCAAGGTGTAAACAAATGGGGTGCAAATGGCGAATTCATGCTTCAGTCATGCAAGATAACGTTACTTTTGAA GTAAAGAGTTTGGTGGAACCACACTCTTGTACACAAAGCAGGATGGGTGGTAACAAGTGTGCCACTCAAGGATGGATTGCTGATGTAATCACCGACAAATTAAGATCTGATGGAGATGTCTCTTTTGCGGAGCTTAGAAGCTGGCTTGTGAAAACTTACAATGTTGAACCACCATACATGAGAGTTGCTAGAGGGAAAGAACAAGCTTACACTGATATGTACGGCAAGTGGGAGGACTCTTTCTTACGAATTGATGATTTCAAAGAGGAACTACTAAACAGGAACCTTGGAAGT GGATTTCTTGCTGGTTGTCGTCCCTATATTTCTCTTGATGCTTGTCACCTGAAAGGGAAATTCAATGGTGTACTAGCTGCTGCCACGAGTGTTGACGGTAATAACTCAATATTTCCAGTAGCCTATGGGGTGCTTGAGTCGGAAAATACAAAATCATGGACGTGGTTTCTTGAGTTACTAAAAAAAGCAATTGGAGTGCCAGATGGTCTTGTTATCTCATCAGACATGCAAAAGGGATTAGAAGTAGCAATCACGCAAGTTTATCCTAATGTTGAGCATAGAGAATGTATCAGACACTTATATAGTAATTTCAAGAAACACTTTCGTGGTGACTTCTTTGCCTCGAACTTGTGGGGTGCTGCAAGAACCTATTGTCCCATTGAGCATGACAAACTACTAAAGGAGATCTCTGATGCACATGAAACTCCAATTACATATCTTAATCAGAACCATAAAAAGATATGGA AAGCATTCAATTCTTGGATCGGTAACTTGCGTTATCAACCAGTCCTTGATCTTTTGGATGCAATTAGAGACAAGTTTATGGTACGATTTTataagaaaaggaaaattgCGGAAAAGTGGAAAGGCACGTTAGTTCCCAAGGCTAAACGTTATATCAACAACATCTCTAAG aATCTGGGTGAATATAAGGTTCATAGAAGTAGCGATAATCGAGCTGAAGTCAACTTCAAGGGAAAACGATGGGAGGTTGTATTAAATGAGCGAAAATGCACTTGTCGAGTTTGGCAAGTTAAAGGCCTTCCATGTATACATGCAGCAGCTTTTATTGGTAGCATAAGAGATAATAACTGGGATAATTATGTTGATCGATATTATATCGTTGCGAAATTCAAAGAAGCTTATGCTCTAGAAATTGCTCCTATCGGGAAAGGATCAATGGGTGCACAAAGCGACAGGGGAAAGGATATATCCACCAATTATCAAACGTCCACTTGGACGACCAAAAAAAAGAGAATTGTACCATCTAATGAGCCTAAAAGAAGACAACGATGTGCACGATGTGGCCAATATGTTCATCGTGATAAGACATGCAAAAATCGGCCCCGCGATGGGTATGATCCATATCAACCATCGACGAGTAAAAG GAAACGTGCAAAGAACAACAATTAA
- the LOC122603679 gene encoding uncharacterized protein LOC122603679: MASSISNPLFSTPLSLSPLRPHAPPHQSLTFTTKATPESSENQPTPTTTSEPESFEDRLSQVRLRYKSGTGKKADARKSKKSGKKPGGSSGSGANLYLPPVPLKEPTSGGVKVEFGFSPYSERMNGRVAALGLTALVLVELATGESVIKYHTASIIFIQVYFVAALTAIYCKVEKEKVSIWPSS; this comes from the coding sequence atggcATCTTCAATCTCCAACCCTCTTTTCTCAACACCACTCTCTCTTTCCCCACTCCGCCCCCACGCGCCGCCGCACCAATCTCTCACCTTCACCACCAAAGCCACCCCAGAAAGCTCCGAAAACCAACCCACACCCACAACAACATCCGAACCCGAATCCTTCGAAGACCGTCTCTCACAAGTCCGCCTACGTTACAAAAGCGGCACAGGAAAGAAAGCTGACGCACGGAAAAGCAAAAAATCGGGTAAAAAACCCGGTGGGAGTTCCGGGTCCGGGGCAAACTTGTATCTTCCGCCGGTGCCTTTGAAAGAACCGACGTCAGGTGGAGTGAAAGTGGAATTCGGGTTTAGCCCGTATTCGGAAAGGATGAATGGGCGGGTGGCGGCGCTTGGGTTGACGGCGTTGGTGTTGGTGGAACTAGCGACCGGTGAGAGTGTGATCAAATACCATACGGCGTCGATAATATTTATACAAGTGTATTTTGTGGCTGCTCTTACGGCTATCTATtgtaaagttgaaaaagagaaaGTCAGCATTTGGCCGTCTTCGTAG
- the LOC122605022 gene encoding ribulose-1,5 bisphosphate carboxylase/oxygenase large subunit N-methyltransferase, chloroplastic — translation MLTTLSVGIQRPLFSFPLSQRCLLLLRSFTALAHADQVPVDTECSEFLPWLTHKSGTEISSVLSIGKSNYGRSLFACKHIQPGDCILKVPFSMQLAPDNLLPSISSLLADDINNVAKLALFILLHQKLGPASEWAPYIRCLPPVTDLHSSIFWSDEELKMIEICSLYQETLKHKAQIENDFSSIKHVLDRFPEYFEDVTLHKFMHAYNLVESRAWVSTRGISMIPFADFFNHDTFSETDVLNDDFTQVSEVISDENYAPGDEVLIRYGKFSNARLLLDFGFIPPSNKYDKVQFEVSVPQHDHLRGMKLDLLSRHSTPASNDVNDLSSGGNAFTVMEVKPSSGKGRGIPQSLRAFARVLCCTSPQELQDLATKATKNDGRLARVPFKNRAKEVEAHQLLHLKFSHMIDNYNAALESLSCHRSPLSGKRTQRMKMARDLLTGELRILESASSWLNNYCKTLNDQ, via the exons ATGCTAACAACTTTAAGTGTTGGAATTCAACGGCCACTCTTCAGCTTCCCTCTCTCGCAGCGCTGCCTCCTTCTCCTCCGCAGCTTCACCGCCTTAGCTCATGCAGACCAG GTCCCAGTAGACACAGAGTGTAGTGAATTCTTGCCGTGGTTAACACATAAATCTGGCACCGAAATCTCGTCTGTCTTGTCAATTGGGAAATCAAATTATGGCAGGTCATTGTTTGCTTGTAAACATATACAACCTGGTGATTGCATATTAAAGGTTCCTTTTAGCATG CAACTGGCACCGGATAATCTACTTCCATCAATAAGTTCTTTGTTAGCTGATGACATAAATAATGTTGCAAAGCTTGCTTTGTTCATCTTACTACACCAAAAGCTTGGTCCG GCTTCCGAATGGGCGCCTTACATCAGATGTTTGCCACCTGTTACAGATTTGCATAGCTCG ATATTTTGGAGTGACGAGGAACTAAAGATGATTGAGATATGTTCTCTATATCAAGAAACGCTGAAGCATAAAGCTCAAATTGAAAATGACTTCTCATCCATAAAACAC GTTCTTGACCGTTTTCctgaatattttgaagatgttaCATTGCACAAATTTATGCATGCATATAATTTAG TTGAATCTCGAGCATGGGTCAGCACAAGAGGCATTTCAATG ATTCCTTTTGCAGATTTCTTTAACCATGATACATTTTCGGAAACAGATGTCTTAAATGATGACTTCACACAAGTCTCTGAG GTTATTTCCGATGAGAATTATGCTCCTGGTGATGAGGTTCTTATAAGATACGGGAAGTTCTCCAATGCTAGACTTCTGTTGGACTTTGGGTTTATACCTCCTTCCAACAAGTATGATAAGGTTCAATTTGAGGTCAGTGTACCTCAGCATGATCACCTACGTGGAATGAAGTTGGATCTTTTGAGTAGACACTCAACACCAGCCTCAAATGATGTTAACGACTTGAGCTCTGGGGGAAATGCCTTCACAGTGAT GGAAGTTAAGCCTTCTAGTGGCAAAGGGAGGGGAATCCCACAATCACTCCGTGCGTTTGCTCGTGTTCTATGTTGCACCTCTCCTCAAG AATTGCAGGACTTAGCTACTAAAGCAACAAAAAATGATGGCCGTTTGGCTCGAGTTCCTTTCAAGAACAGGGCAAAAGAAGTGGAAGCACATCAGCTTTTGCATTTAAAATTCAGTCATATGATTGATAATTATAATGCAGCTCTTGAG TCTCTAAGTTGCCACAGGTCTCCATTGTCTGGAAAACGTACACAAAGGATGAAGATGGCTCGAGATCTTCTCACTGGGGAGCTTCGGATCCTTGAATCTGCTTCTTCATGGCTGAACAATTACTGTAAAACCTTAAATGACCAGTGA
- the LOC122605587 gene encoding nuclear transcription factor Y subunit B-1-like → MTDAPGSPTGGSHDSGGEQSPHSNIREQDRFLPIANISRIMKKALPANGKIAKDAKDTVQECVSEFISFVTSEASDKCQKEKRKTINGDDLLWAMATLGFEDYIEPLKAYLSRYRELEGDTKGSARGGDGSGKKDAVGSQLVPNAQYTHQGSYTQGMNFLNSHV, encoded by the exons ATGACGGACGCTCCAGGAAGTCCGACCGGTGGTAGTCACGACAGCGGCGGCGAACAGAGTCCACACTCCAACATCCGAGAACAAGACAGGTTCCTTCCGATTGCTAACATAAGCCGAATCATGAAGAAAGCATTGCCTGCTAATGGAAAGATAGCTAAAGATGCTAAGGATACTGTTCAGGAATGTGTTTCTGAGTTCATTAGTTTCGTTACTAGCGA GGCTAGTGATAAGTGTCAGAAAGAGAAGCGCAAGACGATTAACGGTGATGATTTGCTTTGGGCAATGGCTACGTTaggttttgaagattatatCGAACCACTTAAGGCTTACCTGTCTCGCTACCGAGAG TTAGAG GGTGATACAAAGGGATCTGCAAGAGGCGGAGATGGATCTGGAAAGAAAGATGCAGTTGGATCTCAGCTTGTTCCAAATGCACAG TACACTCATCAAGGATCTTATACACAAGGCATGAATTTTTTGAATTCACATGTTTGA